One Panicum virgatum strain AP13 chromosome 3N, P.virgatum_v5, whole genome shotgun sequence DNA segment encodes these proteins:
- the LOC120666558 gene encoding uncharacterized protein LOC120666558 — protein sequence MASLSLTGVAATTTRPNGGGGRGRRLRVASMATQKGPKPTPKTVSGTRRSGTTVFPLGEPGPRPATVSGKAPVKLLTNVERLRLLTKAERAGLLSAAERAGLSLSAVERLGLLSKAEELGALSAATDPGTPGALLALAAPLLAAGPAVVYLVPEEHAWQVALQAVAALVCVVGGAAAVAASTFVSRLQSSSG from the exons ATGGCGTCGCTGTCCCTCACCGGCGTGGCAGCAACCACGACTAGGccaaacggcggcggcgggagagggCGCCGTCTGAGGGTCGCCTCCATGGCCACCCAGAAGGGTCCGAAGCCGACGCCCAAGACCGTCTCCGGCACGAGAAGATCG GGCACGACGGTGTTCCCGCTGGGCGAGCCcgggccgcggccggcgacggTGAGCGGCAAGGCGCCGGTGAAGCTGCTGACGAACGTGGAGAGGCTGCGGCTGCTGACCAAGGCAGAGCGCGCGGGGCTGCtgtcggcggcggagcgcgcgggGCTGTCGCTCTCGGCGGTGGAGCGGCTGGGCCTGCTGTCCAAGGCGGAGGAGCTGGGCGCGCTGTCGGCGGCTACGGACCCCGGCACGCCCGGCGCGCTGCTGGCGCTCgcggcgccgctgctcgccgcgggCCCCGCGGTGGTGTACCTCGTCCCCGAGGAGCACGCGTGGCAGGTTGCGCTGCAGGCCGTCGCCGCGCTCGTCTgcgtcgtcggcggcgccgccgccgtggccgcgtccACGTTCGTGTCCAGGCTGCAGAGCTCGTCCGGCTGA